GGCGCATGCTGGTGGCATGCAGATCGCGTTCGTGGGCGACGTCATGCTCGGCCGGCTCGTGAACGAGCGGCTGAAGACCGCGGGCCCGGCCTATCCCTGGGGTGACACCCTGCCCGTCCTCCGGCGGGCGGATCTGAGGATCGCCAATCTGGAGTGCGTGGTGTCTGACGGCGGGGCACCCGAACCGGGTAAAGTCTTCACGTTCCGTACCGATGCCAAGAACGTGCACAGCCTCCTCGCCGCCCGGCTGGACGTGGTGTCGCTGGCCAACAATCACGTGCTCGATTACGGGCCGGACGCACTGCGGGAAATGCTGCCGGCGCTGGACCGGCACGGGATACTCCACGCGGGCGCGGGTACGGACCGGGACACGGCCCGCCGGCCGGCCGTGCTCAGGGTGGGAGCTGACGCCGTCGGGTTCGTGGCGTTCACGGACAACCAGCCGGACTGGGAGGCGGAGGCCGGCTCGCCCGGCGTCCACTACGTCCCGGCGACCGCCACCGGGGAGCGCGTCGAGGAGCTCCTGGCGCTGGTCCGGCGGACCGCGTCACGGGTCCAGTTGCTCATCGTGTCTGCGCACTGGGGCGGCAACTGGGGATCCGCTGCCCCGGCCGAGCACCGGGCCCTGGCGCGGCGGCTGGTGGATGCTGGCGCAGACGTCGTGTTCGGGCATTCGCCGCACATCGTCCGCGGCATCGAGGTGTACCGGGGGCGGCCCGTCATCTACGGTGCGGGGGACTTCGTCGATGACTACGCCGTGGATCCGGAGGAACGCAACGACCGGTCCTTCATCTTCGTCCTGGAGACCGACGGCGGGACGCCGCAGCGGCTCCGGATGTTCCCCACAGTCATCGCAGACTTCCAGGCCAGGCTGGCGGGGCGCAGTGCCCGGGATATCGCCGCCCGGATGCAGCGGCTGTGTGCGGAACTGGGCACCGCCGGCGGGTGGGATGGCGCCGGCGGCTACCTCGAGATTCCGCTGGCGTAACCCCTGCCCGGTCCGGATTCTCGCCGCAGCTTCCGTTTGCCCCCTGATTTTTCCGCGCCGCAGGCCTACCATGATGGTCGGGGGGCACTCGAAAGCGTCAACGCTTATTGGAGGCCACGATGTTCACCACTGTCCGCAAATTCTTCCCGCGCCCGCAGAAAACACTCGTGGCTGCAGGCTGGCGGCGCCCCCGGCCCGGTGCCTCCTCTCCCCCGCCGGACAGCACACGGCCGTTGCGCTTCCTGGCCGCGTCGGCCGCCCTCGTGCTGGCCACGGGCGGCGGGCTGGCCGCCGCCGCCCCGGCGGCCGCCGCCGGGCCGGCACAGAGCTACATTGTCGTGCTGAAGGACACCGCCGGCGACCCGGGGGCTGTGGCCGCTGCGCACCAGGGCAAGTTCGGCGTCACGGCGTCGAAGGTCTACCGGGACGCGGTGAACGGCTACGCCGGCACCATGACGGCGGCCCAGGCCAGCAGCCTGGCGGCCGACCCTAGCGTCGACTTCGTCACGCTCGGCCGGCACTTCGACAAGCCGCTGGAGCCCAAAGCACCCAATACCGAGGTGGCGCCGTTCTGGTGGCTGCGGATCGGGGGCAACCTGGAAGACGCCCGGGAAGGCGCAAACCGGCGGGCCAGCAAGGACGACGGCGGTTCCGGCGTCAACGTGGCGGTCATTGACAGCGGCATCGACGGCAGCCACCCGGACCTCAATGTGCGGGGCGGGGTGGACTGCACCTCAGGCGAACCGGTCAAAGTGACGCCCATTGACGTGATGGGCCACGGGACGGCAGTGGCAGGCGTCATCGGGGCCCGCAACAACGGCTCCGGCATCATCGGTACGGCGCCGGGAACCGCACTCTGGTCTGTCCGGGTGGTGTCCGACTTCGGTTCCATCACCGAGGCGAGCCTGATCTGCGCCATTGACTGGGTTACCTCGACCCGGCGGGACAAGGACAAGACCAATGACATCGACGTCGCCAACATCAGCATCGCCGGGCCCGGTTCCAACACGCCCAACTGCGGCAAGGGAACGGACCCCATCCACTACGCGATCTGCCGCTCGGTCCGGGCCGGCGTGGCGTACGCGGTTGCGGCCGGAAACGCGGCGTCGGACGTCGCCGGAACGATTCCCGCGGCGTACCACGAGGTGGTGACGGCCACCGCCATGGCGGATTTCGACGGGCACCCCGGCGGGCTCGCGCCCAGTATCTGCGGCCGTGACGACTGGAGCGCCATCGGCCAACGGGACGACCAGCCGGCGTTCTTCTCCAACTACGCAGTCAACATCAAGGACCAGCGGCACACCGTGGCGGCGCCGGGCGTGTGCATCCTGTCCACGGCCCCCGGCGGCTACAGCGTCAGCCACGGCACCAGCTTTGCGAGTCCCGCAGTGGCGGGCGCGATGGCCCAGTGCATCAAGCACAAGGCCTGCCGCGGTTCCGGCGCCGACGTCAGCGAGCAGTTCCTCGATCTCGCCGAGTCCTACAACAAGCGGCACCACGACTTCGGCTTCGCCGGAGATCCGCTGCGGCCGGCGGGCGCGAAGTACTACGGCTACCTGACCACGATCACCCAGTTCTAGGTCCGCGGGGTCCAATCCCAAGAAAAGTTAAACGTGCACTTTCTAGGCTGGGTGTGACGGCAAGTCACTGGAGCACAACCAGTTCGCGAAAGAAGGCGCACCATGGACGGCGGTTTCCCGGCACCTGCACCCCGGCAGTCCAGAAGTCTGCTGACCTTGCCACGGGCCGTCCTGTTGACCCTGGTGCTGGCGCTGATCGCGGTGCTGTCGATGCTTCCGGGCCTGATCGGCTCGGCGGCCGACACTTTTGCGGCCAAGGGCAAGTACGTCCCGCAGCTCAGGACCTACTACATCGGCGCGGACGAGGCGGACTGGAACTACGCCCCCAGCGGGTCCAACCAGCTCACGGGCGAGCCGTTCGACGAGACAGCCGCCGTCTTTACCAGCCAGGGACCCGACCGCATCGGCACCACTTACATCAAGTCCCTGTACCGGGAGTACACCGACTCCTCATTCCGGACCCTGAA
The nucleotide sequence above comes from Arthrobacter sp. KBS0702. Encoded proteins:
- a CDS encoding CapA family protein → MQIAFVGDVMLGRLVNERLKTAGPAYPWGDTLPVLRRADLRIANLECVVSDGGAPEPGKVFTFRTDAKNVHSLLAARLDVVSLANNHVLDYGPDALREMLPALDRHGILHAGAGTDRDTARRPAVLRVGADAVGFVAFTDNQPDWEAEAGSPGVHYVPATATGERVEELLALVRRTASRVQLLIVSAHWGGNWGSAAPAEHRALARRLVDAGADVVFGHSPHIVRGIEVYRGRPVIYGAGDFVDDYAVDPEERNDRSFIFVLETDGGTPQRLRMFPTVIADFQARLAGRSARDIAARMQRLCAELGTAGGWDGAGGYLEIPLA
- a CDS encoding S8 family serine peptidase is translated as MFTTVRKFFPRPQKTLVAAGWRRPRPGASSPPPDSTRPLRFLAASAALVLATGGGLAAAAPAAAAGPAQSYIVVLKDTAGDPGAVAAAHQGKFGVTASKVYRDAVNGYAGTMTAAQASSLAADPSVDFVTLGRHFDKPLEPKAPNTEVAPFWWLRIGGNLEDAREGANRRASKDDGGSGVNVAVIDSGIDGSHPDLNVRGGVDCTSGEPVKVTPIDVMGHGTAVAGVIGARNNGSGIIGTAPGTALWSVRVVSDFGSITEASLICAIDWVTSTRRDKDKTNDIDVANISIAGPGSNTPNCGKGTDPIHYAICRSVRAGVAYAVAAGNAASDVAGTIPAAYHEVVTATAMADFDGHPGGLAPSICGRDDWSAIGQRDDQPAFFSNYAVNIKDQRHTVAAPGVCILSTAPGGYSVSHGTSFASPAVAGAMAQCIKHKACRGSGADVSEQFLDLAESYNKRHHDFGFAGDPLRPAGAKYYGYLTTITQF